Proteins from one Mercurialis annua linkage group LG7, ddMerAnnu1.2, whole genome shotgun sequence genomic window:
- the LOC126657624 gene encoding rhodanese-like domain-containing protein 4A, chloroplastic produces MVITMESLSIISSSSPPIKNHPKTFKYPIFSLNSHQNPLPISKFLPFKSHHLTKTSLSFSTLHLLTSLPSLASETLTSQSEQVSDKISLESILVSIDNFFTSYPFFVYGCAFIWLVAIPVAQQLLSKYRKISAINAFRKLKEDQKAQLLDIRDKRSLKAMGSPNLRIVKKNVVQVEFSEEDEEGFVKKVLEKFSNPENTVVCILDNFDGNSMKVAELLFKNGFEEALAIRGGVRGKKGWLEIQETLLPPSVHMKLKKKAKVSKTEINGVGQQTEEKNVSPSSAALSTAENQRVDNGHIKSSIDSTPHMKIDSRSPYPHYPDLKPPSSPTPSKP; encoded by the exons ATGGTTATCACCATGGAGTCTCTCTCCATCATCTCTTCTTCCTCTCCACCCATCAAAAACCACCCCAAAACCTTCAAATATCCCATCTTTTCACTCAATTCTCATCAAAATCCTTTACCCATTTCCAAATTCCTCCCCTTCAAATCCCATCACTTAACCAAAACTTCACTCTCATTCTCCACACTTCACCTCCTCACTTCTCTTCCCTCACTGGCCTCTGAAACTCTCACCTCTCAGTCTGAGCAAGTCTCAGACAAGATAAGCTTAGAATCCATCTTGGTTTCAATTGATAACTTCTTTACTAGCTACCCTTTTTTTGTTTATGGGTGTGCTTTTATTTGGTTGGTTGCCATCCCTGTTGCTCAACAGTTGTTGAGCAAGTACAGGAAAATATCAGCCATTAATGCTTTTAGGAAGCTTAAGGAGGACCAAAAGGCTCAGCTTTTGGATATTAGGGATAAGAGAAGCTTGAAGGCTATGGGGTCTCCTAATTTGAGGATTGTTAAAAAGAATGTGGTTCAGGTTGAATTCTCTGAGGAGGATGAAGAGGGGTTTGTGAAGAAGGTTTTGGAGAAATTTTCGAACCCGGAAAATACTGTGGTGTGCATTCTTGACAA TTTTGATGGTAATTCAATGAAAGTGGCAGAACTGTTATTCAAAAATGGTTTCGAAGAGGCTCTTGCAATAAGGGGTGGAGTCAGAGGCAAGAAAGGGTGGTTG GAGATACAAGAAACCCTTTTGCCACCTTCCGTCCATATGAAACTCAAGAAGAAAGCTAAAGtctcaaaaactgaaattaatgGAGTTGGTCAGCAGACAGAAGAAAAGAATGTCAGTCCATCTTCTGCAGCTCTCTCAACAGCAGAAAACCAGAGAGTGGACAATGGACATATAAAGTCGTCGATAGATTCCACACCTCATATGAAAATTGATTCCCGATCTCCCTATCCTCAT TACCCAGATTTGAAACCTCCTTCTTCTCCGACTCCATCGAAGCCATGA